Below is a genomic region from Glaciihabitans sp. INWT7.
AACCGCTTCAAGTTCGATTCGAACGAGTTCTACCTCAAGTCGGCCGCCGAGATGCGGCACCTGTTCCGCGACCATCCCGAGGCCTGCGACAACACGCTCCTCATCGCAGAGCGGTGCGACGTGACCTTCGAACACCGCAACCTCATGCCGCGCTTCCCGGTGCCCGAGGGGGAGACCGAAGCCACCTGGTTCGAGAAGGAGGTGAACGCTGGCATGCTGCGGCGCTTCCACAATGCGCCGTCGGAGGCGCACCTCGCCCAGGCGAAGTACGAGGTAGACGTGATCAAGCAGATGGGATTCCCCGGCTACTTCCTCGTCGTGGCGGACTTCATCACCTGGGCGAAGGCGCAAGGCATCCGGGTCGGGCCGGGGCGCGGATCCGCTGCCGGCTCCATGGCCTCCTACGCGATGGGCATCACCGAACTCGACCCGCTGGCGCACGGCCTCATCTTCGAGCGGTTCCTCAATCCCGAGCGCGTGTCGATGCCCGATGTGGATGTCGACTTCGACGATCGGCGACGCGGCGAGGTCATCCGTTATGTCACCGAGAAGTACGGCGACGACCGGGTCGCGCAGATCGTCACCTACGGCACGATCAAGGCGAAGCAGGCCCTCAAGGACTCGGCCAGAGTGCTCGGGATGCCTTACGCGGTGGGCGAGAAGCTCACGAAGGCGATGCCCCCGGCCATCATGGGCAAGGACATCACCCTCAGCGAGGTGCTCGACAAGGCCGCCCCACGCTGGAAGGAGGCCGCAGACTTCCGTGCCGTGCTCGAGACCGACCGGGATGCCGCGACGGTCTTCGAGACCGCGCAGGGCATCGAGAACCTCAAGCGCCAGTGGGGAGTGCACGCCGCGGGAGTGATCCTCTCGGCAGAGCCGCTCATCGACGTGCTGCCGATCATGAAGCGTGAAGACGACGGCGCGATCATCACCCAGTTCGACCAGCCGCCGCTCGAGTCCCTCGGGCTCATCAAGATGGACTTCCTCGGGCTCCGCAACCTCACCGTCATCGAAGACGCGCTGCGGATGATCGAGAGGAACACCGGCTCCAAACTCGTGATCGAAGACCTCGACCTCGATGCCGACCAGAAGACGTACGACCTGCTGGCCCGCGGCGACACGCTCGGCGTGTTCCAGTTGGACGGCGGGCCGATGCGCTCGCTGCTCAAGCAGCTCAAACCGACGAACTTCGAAGACATCTCTGCGGTGATCGCCCTGTACCGGCCCGGCCCCATGGGAATGAACTCCCACACCAACTACGCGCTGCGCAAGAACGGCCTGCAGACGATCGACGCGATCCATCCCGAGCTCGCGGAGCCGCTGCGGGAGAGTCTCGGCATCACCTACGGTCTCATCGTCTACCAGGAGCAGGTGATGTCGGTCGCCCAGAAGGTGGCCGGGTTCACCCTGGGACAGGCCGACGTGCTCCGGCGGGCGATGGGCAAGAAGAAGAAGTCGGAGCTCGACAAGCAGTACGCCGACTTCGAGGCCGGTATGACCGGCAACGGCTACAGTGCCCAGGCGGTGAAGGTGCTCTGGGACACCCTGATGCCCTTCGCCGACTACGCCTTCAACAAGGCCCACAGCGCCGGCTACGGCGTGCTGAGCTACTGGACCGCCTACCTCAAGGCCAACCATCCCGCCGAATACATGGCGGCGCTCCTCACCAGCGTCGGAGACTCGAAAGACAAGCTCGGGATGTACCTGAGCGAGTGCCGCCGCATGGGCATCCGGGTGCTTGCCCCGGACGTGAACGAGTCGAGCGGAGACTTCACCGCGGTGCCCAATGAGGCGGGGGTGGGCGACATCCGCTTCGGTCTCGGCGCGATCCGCAATGTCGGAACCAACGTCGTCGAAGCGATCGCGAAGTCCAGGGAGGAGAAGGGCCGCTTCGAGTCCTTCCACGACTTCCTTCGCAAAGTGCCGATCCAGGTCGCCAACAAGCGCACGGTGGAATCGCTCATCAAGTCCGGCGCCTTCGATTCCACCCGGGCGACCCGACGGGCGCTCCTGGAGATCCACGAGGATGCCATCGACTCCGCCGTGAGCGACAAGCGGGCCGAGGCCAACGGACAGGTCGGGTTCGACTTCGACAGCCTCTGGGATGAACCGCAGGCCGTGAACCGGGTGCCCGATCGCCCCGAGTGGTCGAAGCGCGACAAGCTCGCGTTCGAGCGCGAGATGCTCGGGCTCTACGTGTCTGATCATCCGCTCGCCGGTCTCGAGCTCCAGCTGGCGAAGCTCGCCGGTTCGACGATCACCGACGTTCTCGCCGGAGAGGTCGCCGGAGACGGGGAACACGTGACAGTCGCCGGTCTGATCACCTCTGTGCAGCATCGCACGGCTCGAAATTCCGGCAACCAGTACGGGCTCATCACCGTCGAGGACTTCGCGGGGGAGATCACGGTGATGTTCCTGGGCAAGGCATATCAGGAGTTCTCACCCGCGCTCACCAACGATGCCATCGTCGTCGTTCGCGGACGGGTCAGCATGCGCGACGACGGAATGAACCTGCACGCGTCGAGCATGTTCACGCCCGACCTCGGCCAGAGCCTCGGTTCGGGACCGCTCACTATCTCGATGCCGGAATTCCGGGCGACGACGGATGTGGTGACGCAGTTGAACGACGTGCTCATCCGGCACTCCGGCGACACCGAGGTGCGGCTCAAGCTCGTCAAGGGCGAGACCGCGCGGGTGTTCGAGATCCCGTTCCCGGTCTCGGTCAATGCCGACCTCTACGGCGAGCTCAAGTCGCTCCTCGGTCCGAACTGCGTGGTCTGACCGCTCGGTCGACTAGGGCTGCAGCACGATCGGCGGGTAGCTGATGCGGGTGGAATACCAGTTCCAGCGACCGCCGGCCGTCTGCTCGATGTAGGCGTAGACGGGCTGGGTCGCTGGCAGGTTCGAGTAGACGATCGAGATCGACTGGGTTCCGTTCACCACCCGGGTGCCGAGGCCGGACACGCCGGGCAGGAACGACAGCCCCTGAACTGTGAAGGTGACGGGCCCCGAGGTCTCCACGGCGAAGGAGATCACATAGGTCGCTGGCGACGTCGCCCCGTAGGCGCCGGGCTCGAAGTGCACCTGGGCAGTGGGATTGCGGCTCGGGGTCAGGGCGCGCTCGAAGCCCGCGTAGGGGGTCGCCGCATCCGTCTGCACGATCGTGGGCATGATCAGCGTGGTGTTGGTGCGCCCGAGCCCGATGGTCTTGGTGGGGCTGAGGGTGTCGATGGTGCGGAACCAGAGGTGCCAGGGAATGTAGCGATTCGACGGCGTGTAGGGGAGGGCCACATCGCGCAGGTCGAGTGTGTCGGCGAACGAGTCGACATCGGCCGAGGTCCGGTCGAATCGGGTGTGATCGAGCTCGGTGCGGTCGAGTTCGGTGTGGTCGAGATCCGGGGTCTCGGCGCGGGAATCGATGGTGGTCATGGAATGCTCCTCAGTGACGGGACTGATTTATCCCGGTACCACCAAGGAGCACACTGCCCCGGATCAGATACACCCCGGGGGATACACCCCGGGGGAAAGGGCAACGCGCCGACTAGACGGTCTCGCCGGGCTTCAGGTAGGTGCGCTCGTGATAGAGCAGCGCGGCATCCGGTTCCCCCAGGGCGCCTTCTTCTACCTGCACCACGACCACGACGTTGTTGGCGACGGGGAAGCGCTCCACGATGCGCCCGACCATCCACGAGGTGACGCCCTCGAGGATAGGGAGGCCGTGCGGCCCCGGCGCCCAGTGATCGCCTTCGAAGCGCAGGTCGTGGTCCCCGGACATCCGCTCCGCCAGGTGGCGCGTCCGCGCCCCCATGGTCTGGATGGCCACCCAGTCCGTGCCGGCGACGGCGGGCCAGGCGCTGGCCACCTTCGCCATGTTGAAGGTCGCCAGCGGCGGCACGGCGGCGAGAGAGGCGAGGGATGTCGCGGTGAATCCGACGGGCTTGCCCTCCGGAGTGAGGGCGGTGATCACGACGACACCGGCCGCATGTCGGCGGAACGCGTGCTTGAACGCGGCGAGACCGTCCGGCTCTTCCGGTGTGACCACGGGCGCTTTCTCATCCATACGGCTATCAATTCTGTGTCGACTGGCGATATTCCCCCGGCGGTCGGGTGACTCCCACGAAGGTGCCAGAGAGGGTCCCCTAGGATTGGCTCGCCATGATCCAGACCATTGACCTTCGGGGACTTAAGCCTAGCCGCGCCGAATTGCTCGCCCTCGTTCCGAGGTCACTAACCGACGTAAACGCCGCGTCGGCGATCGCGCAAGAGCTCATCTCCGACGTGCGAGAGCGGGGCGAGGAGGCCATTCTCGACCAGGCCGAACGGTTCGACGGCGCGCGCCCGGCGCTCGTGCGTCAGGATGTCGCGCACATCTCGGCGGCCGTGCGAGCCCTCAGCGTTCCGGTGCGCGACGCGCTCGAAGAGGCGATCGTGCGCGTGCGTGCGGCCTCGGAGGCCCAGCTGCCCTCGCCGCGTGTGACCACTCTCGGGCCCGGCGCCGAGGTCATCCAGCGCTGGAGCCCGGTTGCCCGCGTCGGCCTGTACGTGCCCGGCGGCAAGGCCGTGTACCCCTCGAGCGTCGTCATGAACGTGGTGCCCGCGCAGGTCGCGGGGGTGTCTTCCGTGGCGCTCGCCTCGCCGGCGCAGCGACAGTTCGACGGAGACATCCACCCCACCATCCTCGGAGCGGCAGGGCTTCTCGGCATCGACGAGGTCTACGCCATGGGCGGTGCCGGTGCGATCGGCGCCTTCGCCTGGGGGGTTCCCGGTCTCAGCCTCGATCCCGTCCAGGTGATCACCGGCCCGGGCAATGTCTACGTGGCCGCGGCCAAGCGCATCGTGCGCGGCCAGGTCGGAATCGACTCCGAGGCCGGGCCGACAGAGATCCTGGTGATCGCGGATGCCACCGCCGATCCGTTCCTCGTCGCGACCGACCTGATCAGCCAGGCCGAGCACGACGAACTCGCCGCCGCGGTGCTGGTCACGGACTCGGTGGACCTCGCCGACCGCGTGCAGGAGCAGCTCCTCAGGCTCGCCCCCCTCACGCCGCACAGCTCTCGCGTCGACATCTCGCTTCGTGGCGTGCAGTCGGCGGTCGTGCTCGTCGACAACATGGTGGCCGCCGCGGCCTTCAGCAACGTCTATGGGCCGGAGCACCTCGAGATCCAGACGGCCGACCCCGGCCAGGTGCTCGATCTCATCGAGAGCGCCGGCGCGATCTTCCTCGGAGCGCACTCGCCCGTGAGCCTCGGCGACTACCTCGCCGGGTCGAACCACGTGCTCCCCACCGGAGGGCAGGCGAGATTCACGCCCGGTCTCGGTGCCTACACCTTCCTGCGCCCCCAGCAGGTGATCCGCTACGACCGCGACGCACTCAAAGCCGTGGGAGACAGGGTGGTCGCGCTGGCGACCGCCGAAGACCTGCCTGCGCACGCCGCCGCGATCACCGCGCGGTTCGCCGGACAGTAGCCAACGCCGCGAGCGAGCCTCGGCGCGGTATCCTGTCAGCACCATGTTCTGCCCCTTCTGCAGGTATCCCGATTCCCGTGTCATCGACTCGCGCACGAGCGACGACGGCATGTCGATCCGCCGTCGCCGCCAGTGTCCGGACTGCGGCCGACGCTTCTCCACCACCGAGACCGCGAGTCTCAACGTCGTGAAGCGCAGCGGCGTCGTGCAGCCCTTCAGCCGGGAGAAAATCGTCTCCGGCGTGCGCAAAGCCTGCCAGGGCCGACCGGTCACCGATACGGATCTGGCGATGCTCGCCCAGCGGGTCGAGGAGACGATTCGTGCCACCGGCGCGTCCCAGGTGGATGCGAACGACATCGGACTCGCGATCCTGCCTCCACTGCGAGAGCTCGACGAGGTCGCCTACCTGCGCTTCGCCAGCGTCTATCAGGGGTTCGACTCCCTCGAGGACTTCGAGGCGGCCATCACCCTCCTCCGGGTCGAACACGACGCCGCAGCCGAGGTCACCGAGAACTGATGGCGGCCGCCGGGCCGGTAGCCTGAACCTGGCATGTATCGACTACTCTTCAGGCTCGTCCTCACCCGGCTCGATCCGGAGACCGCGCACCACCTCGCGTTCGACGTGATCCGCTGGCTTCCTCGCATCGGACTCGGCGCTATCCTCCGACGACTCAGTCGTCCCGGCCCGTCCCTCGCGGTCGAGACCCTTGGCCTGAGATTCGGCTCACCTTTCGGCGTCGCCGCCGGTTTCGACAAGGACGGCCGAGCAATCCAGGGCCTCGGCCAGCTCGGATTCGGCCACGTTGAGGTTGGCACCATAACGGCGATCGCGCAGCCGGGAAACGAGCGTCCGCGCCTGTTCCGGCTGATTCGCGACAACGCGGTGATCAACCGCATGGGCTTCAACAATCGGGGAGCGGCGGATGCGGCACCTCGATTCGCGCGCGAGCTGGCCCGCGGCATCCGTCCGGTCATCGGCGCGAATATCGGAAAGAGCCGCGTCGTCGATGTGGATGACGCGATCGCCGACTATCTCGTCAGCGCACGCCTGCTGGCGCCGGTGAGCGACTACCTCGCGGTGAACGTGAGTTCCCCGAACACTCCGGGTTTGCGCGGACTGCAGGAGCTCGACAAGCTCACCCCCCTGCTCACCGCCGTGAACGCCGCCGCGGGAGACACCCCCGTGCTCGTGAAGATCGCGCCGGACCTCACCGACGACCAGGTGCGGCGAATCGCTGAACTCGCGGTGGAACTCGGCCTCGCCGGCATCATCGCCACAAACACGACCCTGTCCCGTGACGGGCTGGTGACAGATGCTGCGATCGTCGAGGCTGCAGGAGCGGGAGGGCTCTCCGGCGCTCCCCTCGCCGGCCGATCGATCGCGGTGCTCCGCATCATCCGCACCGCCGTGCCGGAGGACTTCTGCGTGATCTCCGTCGGGGGAGTGGACACCGCCGCGGACGTAGCAGAACGCCTCGCCGCCGGTGCGACCCTCGTGCAGGGCTACACCGCGTTCCTCTACCGTGGGCCACTCTGGGCGCGGTCGATCAACCGCGGGTTGGCGAAGCTCGGCCGCTGAGCCGAATGCCGCTGAGCCGCTGAGGCGAATGCCGCTGAGCCGAAACGAGCCGCTGAGGCGAACGCGGCTGAGGCCGCATTCCACCGGGCCGCGTTCCGCCGAACGCTGCCGGCGCGATATCCGCCGCGGCGGGGGATACGCCCTGTCGCGGCGGCATATTGGTACCGCGGAGGGAGTCATAACTCCCGCCGCGAGGTCTTAGTCCCGCCAAGAGCCGCGAGGGAGCTTATTCCCGCCACGAGCGTCGAGGGAGCCCAGTCCCGCCGCGAGCGTGGCGGGGGATACGCCCTCTCGCGGCGGCATAGTGGCACCGCGGAGGGGGTCGTAAACCCCGCCGCGAGGTCGTAGTCCCGCCGCGAGGTCGTAGTTCCGGTCCCGCTAAGAGCCGCGAGGGAGCCTGGTCCCGCCGCGAGCCGCGAGGGACGCCCGCCGCCCCGCGCAGACGGGGTGCGCGTCAGGCCGGGAAGTCTCCGCGCTTCACCTGAGGCTTCGGCAGGCGCATCGGACGAAGCTGCAGGGCCCGCATGGCGGTGTACCAGCGGTTGCCCTTCTGCACCTTCTCTTCGCCGTATTTCGCGGTCAGCTTGCGTTGGATCAGCACACCGGCGATGATGCAGTCGATAACGGCGATGAGGAAGAAGCCCCAGAGCGCGAAGATGGCGATCGACTGGACGACGGCGTTGTTGATGAAGGTGAGGATGATCACCAGGAACATCACCGGGATGATCAGTTCGCCGACGCTCCAGCGTGCATCGACGTAATCGCGGATGTAGCGACGCTGCACACCCTTGTCCTTCGTCGGCAGGTACTTCTCTTCGCCCTTCGCCATGCCGACGCGGGCTTTCTCGCGCGCTTCGTTCATCTTGGCGCGGGAGGCCTTGTTGCCGGCCTTGCGGTCGCTCGACACGAGCGGGCGCATGTTCGCGGCCTCGCGCTCCTTGCGCGTCGGCGTGGCATGACCCTTGCCGCTCGAAATGCTGTCTGTGTTGAGGTCGTAACCGGCCGCCGGGTCGGTCTTGCTCGAACTGTCTGGCTTGGCCACTGGAGATTCCTACCGATCGATGTCTGCTTAAGATTACCTTCATGTCTTCTCCAGCGGCCACACGTCCAGAACTCCTCCAGACTCTCCGCGACTCCGTCGCCGGCGGATTCCCCGTCGCCGTCGCCGATCTGTCGAAACTGGTGCGCATCCCCTCGGTCTCTTGGGCTGCCTTCGATCCGCAGCCGGTCAGCGATAGCGCGGATGCCGTTGCCGCCCTCGTCACCGGGCTCGGTGTCTTCGAGACGGTGCAGGTGGCTCGCGCCCCGATCGGAACGGGGGCGGATGCCCCGCTCGGCCAGCCCGCCGTTCTCGCGACTCGCGCCGCCCGCAACGGGCGGCCCACCATCCTGCTCTATGCGCACCACGACGTGCAGCCGCCCGGCAAGGACGAGGACTGGGACTCCCTCCCCTTCGAGCCAACAGTGCGGGGCGACCGCCTGTATGGTCGCGGCGCCGCAGACGACAAGGCCGGAGTCATGGCCCACATCGCCGCGATCCGTTCCTTCGTCGAGACCGTGGGACCGGACTTCGACCTGGGGCTCGCGCTCTTCATCGAGGGGGAGGAGGAGTTCGGTTCGCGATCGTTCACGAACTTCCTCAGCGCGCACCGGGCGGAACTGGCCGCGGGCGTCATCGTCGTCGCCGATTCCGACAACTGGGACGTCGACACCCCGGCCCTCACCGTCGGTCTCCGCGGTAATGTCACGTTCCGCCTCACGGTCTCGACGTTGGAGCACGCCTCACACTCCGGAATGTTCGGGGGAGCGGTTCCGGATGCCATGCTCGCGGCCATCCGCCTGCTGGCCACCCTGCACGCCGAAGACGGATCCGTCGCGGTCGAGGGCCTCAGCTCGCGGGAGGCCGCGACGCCCGATTACCCCGAGGAGCAGCTGCGCCACGAGGCGGCCCTGCTCGAAGGCGTGTCTCCGATCGGCTCCGGCACCATCCTCAGTCGCCTCTGGTCCAAACCGGCCATCACCATCACGGGAATCGATGCTCCGAGCGTCGGGAACGCCTCGAACACGCTTTCCCCCTCGGTCAGCGTCAAGATCAGCGCGCGGATCGCCCCCGGCCAGCAGGGCACCGAGGCCTTCGCGGCCCTCGAGAGCCACCTCCGCTCGAACGCGCCATTCGGTGCCCACATCGAGATCGACGACGTGGACACCGGAAACGGATTCCTGGTCGACACGAGCGGCTGGGCGGTGACCGAGGCGAAGACCTCGATGACGGATGCCTGGGGAGTCGACGCCGTCGAGACCGGTATCGGCGGGTCGATCCCCTTCATCGCCGACCTCGTCGAGATGTTCCCCGCGGCACAGATCCTCGTGACCGGGGTCGAGGATCCCGACTCGCGCGCGCACAGCCCCAATGAGTCTTTGCACCTCGGAGTGTTCCAGCGGGCGATCCTCACGGAGGCAGTTCTGCTTGCGCGACTCAACGAACGCCACTGAGACGCGCGCGGAAGCTCGCAGGAACAATATCCAGCATCCGATGCTTACACTTGATACCAGAAGTCGCCGACCCTAAGGAGTTGTCATGACCGACACCGCGCTGACCGACACCGCGCTGACTGAAACCAAGTCCGTCGAGACGACGTCCGAAGCCTCCGCTCACGGCGTCGGCCTCACCGACACCGCAGCCACGAAGGTGCGCAGCCTGTACGAGCAGGAGGGCCGAGACGACCTCCGCCTCCGTGTCGCCGTGCAGCCCGGCGGATGTTCCGGCCTCATCTACCAGCTCTACTTCGACGAGCGCCTGCTCGACGGCGACGCCACCGTCGACTTCGACGGTGTCGAGGTCGTCGTCGACAAGATGAGCGTGCCCTACCTCGATGGCGCCACCATCGACTTCGAAGACACCATCCAGAAGCAGGGCTTCACCATCGACAACCCCAACGCCTCGGGCAGTTGCGCGTGTGGAGACAGTTTCCACTGAGGCCAGACCCGTAGTGAGAGCACGCTAACAGCGGGCTCCCACGCGGCATCCAGAGAAGGGAATCGCCGACGGCGGTTCCCTTTTTTGCTGCTCGAATGCAGGGAAATTGCCGGTTCGGGGGCCCATTCCGTCCGAGAGCGCGCGTCCTGCGGAGTAGGCTAAGACCACCAAATATGCTGGGATTCGTCCCAGCAGTTGTCCTGTATGTCCGTGTCATCCGAGAGGTTCCAGGTGCGCTCCAACCGCCGTCTTCGATGGGCAGTAGCTCCAATCGCTGTCACGCTCGTCGTCATTCTGGCCGGCTGTAGCCAGCAGCAGCTTCGGGGCTTCCTCCCCGAAGGCTCCGCCGGCGCGACCAACCACACCTCGGGCATCACCGGCCTCTGGGTCACGTCCTGGATCG
It encodes:
- the dnaE gene encoding DNA polymerase III subunit alpha yields the protein MLDGAARIGPLMKAASEQEMPAIAMTDHGNMFGAYDFWKQATANGVKPIIGTEAYITPGTARQDRTRVKWGANHQNQDDVGGSGSYTHMTLLSQNNEGMHNLFRLSSLASIEGYYFKPRMDRELLSTYSSGIIATTGCVGGEVQTRLRLGQYEEARKAAADFRDIFGEGNFFAEVMDHGIDIERRTMEDLLRLAKDLNLPLLATNDLHYTHAHDSTAHAALLCVQSASTLDDPNRFKFDSNEFYLKSAAEMRHLFRDHPEACDNTLLIAERCDVTFEHRNLMPRFPVPEGETEATWFEKEVNAGMLRRFHNAPSEAHLAQAKYEVDVIKQMGFPGYFLVVADFITWAKAQGIRVGPGRGSAAGSMASYAMGITELDPLAHGLIFERFLNPERVSMPDVDVDFDDRRRGEVIRYVTEKYGDDRVAQIVTYGTIKAKQALKDSARVLGMPYAVGEKLTKAMPPAIMGKDITLSEVLDKAAPRWKEAADFRAVLETDRDAATVFETAQGIENLKRQWGVHAAGVILSAEPLIDVLPIMKREDDGAIITQFDQPPLESLGLIKMDFLGLRNLTVIEDALRMIERNTGSKLVIEDLDLDADQKTYDLLARGDTLGVFQLDGGPMRSLLKQLKPTNFEDISAVIALYRPGPMGMNSHTNYALRKNGLQTIDAIHPELAEPLRESLGITYGLIVYQEQVMSVAQKVAGFTLGQADVLRRAMGKKKKSELDKQYADFEAGMTGNGYSAQAVKVLWDTLMPFADYAFNKAHSAGYGVLSYWTAYLKANHPAEYMAALLTSVGDSKDKLGMYLSECRRMGIRVLAPDVNESSGDFTAVPNEAGVGDIRFGLGAIRNVGTNVVEAIAKSREEKGRFESFHDFLRKVPIQVANKRTVESLIKSGAFDSTRATRRALLEIHEDAIDSAVSDKRAEANGQVGFDFDSLWDEPQAVNRVPDRPEWSKRDKLAFEREMLGLYVSDHPLAGLELQLAKLAGSTITDVLAGEVAGDGEHVTVAGLITSVQHRTARNSGNQYGLITVEDFAGEITVMFLGKAYQEFSPALTNDAIVVVRGRVSMRDDGMNLHASSMFTPDLGQSLGSGPLTISMPEFRATTDVVTQLNDVLIRHSGDTEVRLKLVKGETARVFEIPFPVSVNADLYGELKSLLGPNCVV
- a CDS encoding flavin reductase family protein, producing MDEKAPVVTPEEPDGLAAFKHAFRRHAAGVVVITALTPEGKPVGFTATSLASLAAVPPLATFNMAKVASAWPAVAGTDWVAIQTMGARTRHLAERMSGDHDLRFEGDHWAPGPHGLPILEGVTSWMVGRIVERFPVANNVVVVVQVEEGALGEPDAALLYHERTYLKPGETV
- the hisD gene encoding histidinol dehydrogenase, whose translation is MIQTIDLRGLKPSRAELLALVPRSLTDVNAASAIAQELISDVRERGEEAILDQAERFDGARPALVRQDVAHISAAVRALSVPVRDALEEAIVRVRAASEAQLPSPRVTTLGPGAEVIQRWSPVARVGLYVPGGKAVYPSSVVMNVVPAQVAGVSSVALASPAQRQFDGDIHPTILGAAGLLGIDEVYAMGGAGAIGAFAWGVPGLSLDPVQVITGPGNVYVAAAKRIVRGQVGIDSEAGPTEILVIADATADPFLVATDLISQAEHDELAAAVLVTDSVDLADRVQEQLLRLAPLTPHSSRVDISLRGVQSAVVLVDNMVAAAAFSNVYGPEHLEIQTADPGQVLDLIESAGAIFLGAHSPVSLGDYLAGSNHVLPTGGQARFTPGLGAYTFLRPQQVIRYDRDALKAVGDRVVALATAEDLPAHAAAITARFAGQ
- the nrdR gene encoding transcriptional regulator NrdR, whose product is MFCPFCRYPDSRVIDSRTSDDGMSIRRRRQCPDCGRRFSTTETASLNVVKRSGVVQPFSREKIVSGVRKACQGRPVTDTDLAMLAQRVEETIRATGASQVDANDIGLAILPPLRELDEVAYLRFASVYQGFDSLEDFEAAITLLRVEHDAAAEVTEN
- a CDS encoding quinone-dependent dihydroorotate dehydrogenase, with product MYRLLFRLVLTRLDPETAHHLAFDVIRWLPRIGLGAILRRLSRPGPSLAVETLGLRFGSPFGVAAGFDKDGRAIQGLGQLGFGHVEVGTITAIAQPGNERPRLFRLIRDNAVINRMGFNNRGAADAAPRFARELARGIRPVIGANIGKSRVVDVDDAIADYLVSARLLAPVSDYLAVNVSSPNTPGLRGLQELDKLTPLLTAVNAAAGDTPVLVKIAPDLTDDQVRRIAELAVELGLAGIIATNTTLSRDGLVTDAAIVEAAGAGGLSGAPLAGRSIAVLRIIRTAVPEDFCVISVGGVDTAADVAERLAAGATLVQGYTAFLYRGPLWARSINRGLAKLGR
- a CDS encoding DUF3043 domain-containing protein, producing the protein MAKPDSSSKTDPAAGYDLNTDSISSGKGHATPTRKEREAANMRPLVSSDRKAGNKASRAKMNEAREKARVGMAKGEEKYLPTKDKGVQRRYIRDYVDARWSVGELIIPVMFLVIILTFINNAVVQSIAIFALWGFFLIAVIDCIIAGVLIQRKLTAKYGEEKVQKGNRWYTAMRALQLRPMRLPKPQVKRGDFPA
- a CDS encoding dipeptidase, with translation MSSPAATRPELLQTLRDSVAGGFPVAVADLSKLVRIPSVSWAAFDPQPVSDSADAVAALVTGLGVFETVQVARAPIGTGADAPLGQPAVLATRAARNGRPTILLYAHHDVQPPGKDEDWDSLPFEPTVRGDRLYGRGAADDKAGVMAHIAAIRSFVETVGPDFDLGLALFIEGEEEFGSRSFTNFLSAHRAELAAGVIVVADSDNWDVDTPALTVGLRGNVTFRLTVSTLEHASHSGMFGGAVPDAMLAAIRLLATLHAEDGSVAVEGLSSREAATPDYPEEQLRHEAALLEGVSPIGSGTILSRLWSKPAITITGIDAPSVGNASNTLSPSVSVKISARIAPGQQGTEAFAALESHLRSNAPFGAHIEIDDVDTGNGFLVDTSGWAVTEAKTSMTDAWGVDAVETGIGGSIPFIADLVEMFPAAQILVTGVEDPDSRAHSPNESLHLGVFQRAILTEAVLLARLNERH
- the erpA gene encoding iron-sulfur cluster insertion protein ErpA translates to MTDTALTETKSVETTSEASAHGVGLTDTAATKVRSLYEQEGRDDLRLRVAVQPGGCSGLIYQLYFDERLLDGDATVDFDGVEVVVDKMSVPYLDGATIDFEDTIQKQGFTIDNPNASGSCACGDSFH